From Spirosoma aerolatum, one genomic window encodes:
- a CDS encoding Uma2 family endonuclease, giving the protein MWNRSAHLGLVSDSSTGFNGVTRSPDVAWKSYDQWNRISTDERKKFPPLCPDFVVKLLNESDTLKGTADKMREYRDNGCRLAWMIDPKTEEVRIYRADESVIVARGFDTKLSGEEVLPGFSFNLQLLR; this is encoded by the coding sequence ATCTGGAATCGATCAGCTCACCTTGGACTTGTCTCCGATTCATCGACCGGGTTCAATGGGGTTACGCGTAGTCCTGATGTTGCCTGGAAGAGCTATGATCAATGGAACCGAATTTCGACCGATGAGCGAAAGAAATTTCCACCGCTTTGCCCCGACTTTGTCGTTAAATTGCTAAACGAGTCGGATACTCTCAAAGGAACCGCCGACAAGATGCGGGAATACAGGGACAATGGATGCCGATTAGCCTGGATGATTGACCCTAAAACAGAGGAAGTGCGTATTTATCGAGCCGACGAGTCGGTCATCGTTGCACGCGGTTTTGATACTAAGCTGTCCGGCGAGGAGGTATTGCCCGGCTTTTCATTCAACCTACAATTGTTGCGCTAA
- a CDS encoding MFS transporter, with translation MKPLIMPEPVKTSRSVLRQLLQIPVLVAALGYLVDMYDLFLFSVVRVPSLKALGVDGDRLLGDGLLLLNTQTAGLLVGGIFWGILGDRRGRLSVLFGSILLYSLANIANGFVTSLDQYVLLRFIAGIGLAGELGAGITLVTEILPKEIRGYGTTLVATMGVLGAILAYFMADLFDWRISYFIGGGLGLLLLVLRFNVLESGLFVKTSQRAIARGSVQTLFGDKVRRNKYLQCILVGLPIWFVVGILITFSPELGKAIGLTEPVIAGKAVMLSFSGQVLGDLVSGFLSQSLRSRKKVIRLFMLVSFVFILVYLLAPISRLTLFYAVCVCLGFANGYWTLFVTIAAELFGTNLRATVATTIPNFVRAATIPLSAIFVQLKPTLGTVYSALTVGVLTIIIALIALSFLDETFTKDMDYVEEG, from the coding sequence ATGAAGCCTCTCATTATGCCTGAACCCGTTAAAACCAGTCGCTCGGTACTACGTCAACTTTTGCAAATTCCGGTACTGGTGGCTGCGCTAGGTTATCTGGTGGATATGTATGACCTGTTCCTGTTCAGTGTTGTACGGGTTCCCAGCCTGAAAGCACTTGGTGTCGATGGCGACCGGCTATTAGGGGATGGGTTGTTACTTTTAAACACACAGACGGCAGGCTTGCTGGTTGGAGGAATCTTTTGGGGCATTCTGGGTGACCGGAGAGGTCGGCTTTCGGTGCTGTTTGGCTCCATCCTTCTGTATTCACTTGCCAATATTGCCAATGGATTTGTAACCTCACTAGACCAGTATGTGCTGCTTCGGTTTATTGCCGGTATCGGCCTGGCCGGGGAGTTAGGGGCTGGTATAACGCTGGTGACGGAGATTTTACCGAAAGAAATTCGGGGGTACGGCACTACGCTTGTGGCGACGATGGGCGTTCTGGGGGCTATTCTAGCCTATTTCATGGCCGATCTGTTCGACTGGCGCATTTCCTATTTCATCGGTGGAGGATTGGGGCTTCTACTGCTTGTGTTGCGGTTCAACGTGCTGGAGTCTGGTTTATTCGTAAAAACCAGCCAGCGGGCCATCGCCCGAGGGAGTGTGCAAACCTTGTTTGGCGATAAGGTCCGCCGGAATAAGTACCTTCAATGCATTCTGGTTGGGTTACCCATCTGGTTTGTAGTTGGTATCCTGATTACATTCTCCCCTGAGTTAGGCAAAGCAATCGGACTCACCGAACCCGTTATTGCTGGTAAGGCTGTGATGCTGAGTTTTTCGGGGCAGGTGTTGGGCGATCTGGTCAGTGGTTTTCTGAGCCAGTCGTTGCGGAGCCGCAAAAAAGTGATTAGGCTGTTTATGCTGGTTTCCTTCGTCTTTATCCTGGTGTATCTGCTGGCCCCCATCAGCCGTCTGACGCTATTTTATGCGGTCTGTGTTTGCCTGGGCTTTGCGAATGGTTACTGGACCTTATTCGTGACGATTGCGGCCGAACTATTCGGAACCAATCTTCGGGCTACGGTAGCCACTACGATTCCGAATTTTGTACGGGCGGCTACCATTCCGTTGAGTGCTATTTTTGTTCAGTTGAAGCCGACGTTAGGAACTGTCTACAGTGCTTTAACCGTCGGTGTTTTAACCATTATTATTGCCTTGATCGCTCTCTCGTTCCTTGATGAGACGTTCACGAAAGATATGGACTATGTGGAGGAAGGGTAG
- a CDS encoding Gfo/Idh/MocA family protein, whose product MESQNESRRKFIKSAAVGSIAAFGLPTYIPAHAFGANDRVRVAVIGVNGRGKDHIQGFSRLKDVEVVTLCDVDSNVLRERAADFEKKYNRKVQTIGDLRQVYDDKNIDAVSIATPNHWHALAAIWACQAGKDVYVEKPGAHNIHEGRKLVEAATRYNRIVQHGVQLRSSEAIQEAIKHLRDGLIGKVYMARGLVFKWRPDIGNQGKSPVPAELNWNLWQGPAQEKEFSKNYVHYNWHWFWDYGNGDIGNQGIHETDLCMWGLDVGFPEEITSAGGKFLWNDCKETPETLTSVYKYPSQGKVIQFEVRPWMTNKEDGVEIGNLFYGDKGYMVINGYDDYKTFLGKERTPGPARKAGGDHYANFIDCVRSRDKSKQNGPVETAHLASGIAHLGNISYRLGRTLHFDPKNEVFVGDKEANQMLTRKYRAPFVVPEKV is encoded by the coding sequence ATGGAGAGTCAAAACGAATCTCGTAGAAAATTTATTAAATCGGCTGCCGTAGGTTCCATAGCTGCCTTCGGCTTACCTACTTACATTCCGGCCCACGCGTTTGGGGCTAACGACCGGGTTCGGGTAGCCGTTATCGGGGTCAATGGTCGTGGGAAGGATCACATTCAGGGGTTTTCGCGGCTGAAAGATGTTGAAGTGGTCACCCTTTGTGATGTAGACAGCAATGTTCTCCGGGAGCGGGCTGCGGATTTTGAAAAGAAATACAACCGGAAAGTGCAGACCATCGGTGATTTGCGGCAGGTTTACGACGATAAAAATATCGATGCCGTAAGCATTGCTACTCCTAATCACTGGCATGCACTGGCTGCTATCTGGGCGTGTCAGGCTGGCAAGGATGTGTACGTCGAAAAGCCCGGAGCCCATAACATTCATGAAGGTCGTAAACTGGTCGAAGCAGCTACCCGTTATAACCGAATCGTGCAGCATGGCGTCCAACTGCGAAGCTCGGAAGCTATTCAGGAAGCCATCAAGCACCTGCGGGATGGGCTGATCGGTAAGGTCTATATGGCCAGAGGATTAGTGTTTAAATGGCGGCCCGATATTGGTAATCAGGGTAAATCGCCGGTTCCAGCCGAACTGAACTGGAATCTGTGGCAAGGGCCTGCTCAGGAAAAAGAGTTCAGCAAAAACTATGTTCACTACAATTGGCACTGGTTCTGGGATTACGGTAACGGCGACATCGGCAACCAGGGCATTCACGAAACGGATCTTTGCATGTGGGGTCTGGATGTAGGATTCCCTGAAGAGATTACGTCGGCCGGAGGGAAATTCCTCTGGAACGACTGCAAGGAAACGCCCGAAACCCTTACCTCCGTCTATAAATATCCGTCACAGGGCAAAGTGATTCAGTTTGAAGTACGTCCCTGGATGACCAACAAAGAAGACGGCGTGGAAATTGGTAACCTGTTCTACGGCGACAAAGGGTACATGGTCATTAATGGCTACGACGATTACAAAACCTTCTTAGGCAAGGAACGCACGCCCGGCCCCGCCCGAAAAGCAGGTGGCGATCACTACGCCAATTTTATTGACTGTGTACGCTCGCGGGATAAGTCGAAGCAGAATGGCCCGGTCGAAACGGCACACCTCGCTTCGGGTATCGCACATCTTGGTAACATCTCTTACCGCTTAGGCCGAACCCTGCATTTTGACCCGAAAAATGAAGTATTCGTTGGCGATAAAGAAGCCAATCAGATGCTTACCCGTAAGTACCGCGCTCCGTTTGTGGTGCCCGAAAAAGTGTAA
- a CDS encoding 3-ketoacyl-ACP reductase codes for MKRKPTAFITGGSRGIGYGIAEHLARTGFDLAINGVRPEMLVTDVLDNLRALGADVMYCPGDIASRDDRLSMLEKIKAHFGRLNVLVNNAGVAPKERRDILEATEESFEYVVSTNLQGAYFLIQAAANWMIEQKRDNPDFVARIITISSVSATVASVNRGEYCVAKAGLSMATQLFAARLGEFDIPVYEVRPGIIQTDMTAGVTAKYDKLIADGLCVQKRWGLPDDVGRAVASLARGDFPYSTGQVIMVDGGMTLPRL; via the coding sequence ATGAAGCGTAAGCCGACAGCCTTCATTACAGGTGGGAGCCGGGGCATTGGGTATGGTATTGCCGAACACCTGGCAAGGACAGGCTTCGACCTGGCAATCAACGGGGTTCGGCCCGAAATGCTGGTAACCGATGTGCTGGATAACCTGCGGGCGCTGGGCGCCGACGTGATGTATTGCCCTGGCGATATTGCATCGCGCGACGATCGACTGTCCATGCTGGAGAAGATAAAGGCGCATTTCGGTCGCTTGAACGTGCTGGTGAACAATGCCGGTGTTGCGCCCAAAGAGCGTCGGGATATTTTGGAAGCCACGGAAGAAAGTTTTGAGTACGTGGTATCGACCAACTTACAAGGGGCGTATTTCCTGATCCAGGCGGCTGCCAACTGGATGATCGAGCAAAAAAGAGATAATCCTGACTTTGTGGCCCGAATCATTACCATTTCGTCCGTTTCGGCTACCGTCGCTTCGGTCAATAGGGGAGAGTATTGTGTTGCGAAAGCCGGATTGAGCATGGCGACTCAACTCTTTGCCGCCCGGCTTGGTGAGTTCGATATTCCGGTCTATGAGGTTCGGCCGGGGATTATTCAAACCGATATGACGGCGGGCGTTACGGCCAAATATGATAAATTGATTGCCGATGGGTTGTGCGTGCAGAAGCGATGGGGCCTTCCCGACGACGTTGGGCGTGCCGTTGCTTCGCTGGCCCGTGGCGACTTTCCGTATTCGACTGGTCAGGTCATTATGGTGGATGGTGGTATGACGTTACCACGTTTGTAA
- a CDS encoding oxidoreductase → MSEKYKPAYPRMAQLKTAADLHNYLDKNHIALPFDDTLLPSAESPFNRPIHLKSGQTIGNSLCILPMEGWDGTTDGRPTDFTRNRWKKFAISGAKLLFGCEAVAVCHAGKANPNQLVLNTETFSDFFDLRQQLLKDHTEAFGTTDDLLIGLQLTHSGRFCKPKSHKAFESQILYSHPFLNSKFGMAADYPVLTDEAIDQIIEQYIAAAVLAQKAGFDFVDIKHCHGYLGHEFLSAVSREGRYGGSFDNRTRYLRNIVAGIRQAAPGLEIGIRLSAFDMLPFKKGPTGTGIPESAEPYPFAFGSTADGLGPDLTETKAFLALAELLGVQLVCITGGSPYYNPHLMRPALFPPSDGYLPPEDPLLGVKRQIDVTHELKQAFPELVIIGSGYSYLQEWLPNVAQYVLRHTMADSIGFGRMVLSYPTMPADMLAGRALVRNHICRTFSDCTTAPRNGLISGCYPLDTLYKKSPEADQLKAIKDSL, encoded by the coding sequence ATGAGTGAGAAATATAAACCTGCCTATCCGCGGATGGCTCAGCTAAAAACGGCTGCTGACCTGCATAACTACCTGGATAAGAATCATATTGCGTTACCATTCGACGATACGCTTTTACCGTCTGCCGAAAGCCCATTCAATCGGCCGATTCACTTAAAGTCGGGTCAAACGATTGGCAATAGCCTTTGTATTTTGCCAATGGAAGGCTGGGATGGAACTACGGACGGGCGACCTACCGATTTTACCCGAAATCGCTGGAAGAAATTTGCCATCAGTGGAGCCAAACTGCTGTTTGGTTGTGAAGCCGTAGCGGTCTGTCATGCCGGAAAAGCCAATCCGAATCAACTGGTGCTGAACACCGAAACGTTTTCGGATTTTTTCGATTTGCGTCAACAGCTTCTTAAGGACCATACTGAAGCCTTTGGCACGACCGATGATCTGCTGATCGGCTTGCAACTGACGCATTCCGGGCGATTTTGTAAACCGAAAAGCCACAAAGCCTTTGAGTCGCAGATTCTGTACAGCCATCCATTTTTGAACAGTAAGTTCGGGATGGCAGCCGATTATCCAGTACTAACCGACGAAGCTATTGACCAGATCATCGAACAATACATTGCAGCGGCTGTACTGGCCCAAAAAGCGGGATTCGACTTTGTCGATATTAAGCACTGTCATGGCTATCTGGGGCATGAATTCCTGAGTGCGGTCAGTCGCGAGGGGCGGTATGGTGGTTCTTTTGACAATCGAACGCGCTATTTGCGAAACATCGTGGCAGGTATTCGGCAGGCGGCACCGGGTCTGGAAATCGGTATCCGATTGAGTGCTTTCGATATGCTGCCGTTCAAAAAAGGGCCAACGGGTACAGGTATTCCCGAATCGGCCGAACCGTATCCGTTTGCGTTTGGTAGTACAGCCGATGGCTTGGGCCCTGACCTGACCGAAACCAAGGCTTTTCTGGCGCTTGCCGAATTGCTCGGTGTGCAACTGGTGTGCATTACCGGAGGAAGCCCCTATTACAATCCGCATCTGATGCGCCCTGCTTTGTTCCCGCCTTCTGATGGTTATTTGCCGCCCGAAGACCCTCTACTGGGTGTAAAACGACAAATTGACGTAACCCATGAACTGAAACAGGCTTTCCCAGAATTAGTAATTATCGGCTCCGGTTATTCCTATTTGCAGGAATGGTTGCCCAACGTGGCGCAGTACGTATTGCGGCATACCATGGCCGATAGTATTGGATTCGGGCGAATGGTGTTGTCTTATCCGACCATGCCAGCCGACATGTTGGCGGGTCGGGCGTTGGTCCGAAATCATATTTGCCGCACGTTCTCCGACTGTACCACAGCCCCGCGTAACGGCCTGATTTCGGGCTGCTATCCGCTGGATACGCTCTACAAAAAAAGCCCTGAAGCCGACCAGCTTAAAGCCATTAAAGACAGCCTGTGA
- a CDS encoding glycoside hydrolase family 88 protein, producing MQINYSLQPTDLTAKLDRFWELSGQKIRLIEAEYDVSKGSPVFTWAGKYTTRGWTEWTQGFQFGSAILQFDATSDTDFLEIGRQKTLSVMAPHISHIGVHDHGFNNVSTYGNLLRLMQEGRTPHHEWEKNFYELALKISGAVQASRWTTVKNGGFISSFNGPHSLFVDTIRSCRALVLSHALGHVFQGEGDVKINLLERALQHIKATADYSVFYGEGRDSYDVWGRTAHESVFNVKDGNFRCPNSQQGYSGFTTWTRGLAWAMCGFAEELEWLATRNDAELEPFGGRATIEAYMLKAAAATCDFYIENTSTDGIPYWDTGAPNLHRLGDYLNHPADPYNDYEPVDSTAAAIGAQGLLRLGRYLAQKGNEEAGKRYYQAGLTTLNTLLDEPYLSTHPSHQGLLRHSIYHQPNGWDYVPPGSKIANGESSMWGDYHIREVALYVQRIIRNEPYYTFFNCIA from the coding sequence ATGCAGATTAATTATTCCTTACAACCCACCGACCTCACAGCAAAACTTGACCGATTCTGGGAACTGTCTGGCCAGAAAATCCGCCTGATCGAAGCGGAATACGACGTTTCAAAAGGCTCTCCGGTGTTTACCTGGGCGGGTAAATATACAACACGCGGCTGGACCGAGTGGACTCAGGGCTTTCAGTTTGGTTCGGCCATTCTACAGTTCGACGCGACCAGTGACACTGATTTCCTGGAAATAGGCCGTCAGAAAACGCTTAGCGTGATGGCTCCGCACATTAGCCATATTGGTGTGCACGACCATGGGTTCAATAACGTCAGTACCTACGGTAACTTACTGCGACTCATGCAGGAAGGCCGGACTCCACACCACGAGTGGGAAAAGAATTTTTACGAACTCGCCCTAAAAATCTCCGGTGCTGTTCAGGCCAGTCGATGGACTACCGTTAAGAACGGCGGTTTTATCAGTTCGTTCAACGGGCCCCATTCGCTATTTGTCGATACCATTCGTTCTTGCCGGGCGCTGGTCCTGAGTCATGCGCTTGGTCATGTGTTTCAGGGGGAGGGCGATGTGAAAATCAACTTGCTGGAACGGGCCTTGCAGCACATCAAAGCCACCGCCGATTATTCGGTATTTTACGGTGAAGGGCGCGACTCATACGATGTATGGGGGCGCACGGCTCACGAAAGCGTGTTCAATGTAAAGGATGGAAATTTCCGCTGCCCCAACTCCCAGCAGGGATATTCGGGCTTTACGACCTGGACGCGTGGATTGGCCTGGGCTATGTGTGGCTTTGCCGAAGAACTGGAATGGCTCGCCACTCGCAACGACGCTGAATTAGAGCCTTTTGGTGGCCGAGCGACGATCGAAGCCTATATGCTGAAAGCGGCAGCGGCTACCTGCGATTTTTATATTGAAAACACGTCTACCGATGGCATTCCTTATTGGGATACGGGAGCACCTAACCTGCATCGGCTGGGCGATTACCTGAACCACCCGGCAGATCCTTACAATGACTACGAGCCGGTCGATAGCACGGCAGCCGCCATTGGAGCCCAGGGCTTACTGCGCTTAGGAAGATATCTGGCACAAAAAGGCAACGAAGAGGCCGGTAAACGCTACTATCAGGCTGGCTTGACAACGCTCAATACACTACTTGACGAGCCGTATTTAAGCACCCATCCATCCCATCAGGGCTTGTTGCGTCATTCGATCTATCACCAGCCCAATGGATGGGACTATGTGCCGCCCGGCAGTAAAATTGCCAATGGCGAATCGAGCATGTGGGGCGATTATCACATCCGAGAAGTCGCCCTATATGTACAACGTATTATCCGTAACGAACCGTACTATACCTTCTTTAACTGCATCGCCTGA
- the gpmI gene encoding 2,3-bisphosphoglycerate-independent phosphoglycerate mutase, whose product MEKKVILIILDGWGIPLKREVSAIEAAHTPFINSLYPKYPHSTLEASGLAVGLPAGQMGNSEVGHMNLGAGRVVYQDLVKVNKAVDEHTLDTEPVLVDALTYAKANNKQVHFIGLVSDGGVHAHVDHLKGLLSIAHAHDLTKVFVHAFTDGRDTDPKGGIGYISDVQAHMAATTGQIASVVGRYYAMDRDNRWERVKVAYDAMVHGVGTKVAASDVTKALQESYDADVTDEFIKPIIVSQPDGSPIAVIEEGDVVLCFNFRTDRGREITQALTQKDFPEQGMQKLPLYYITMTNYDSEFMGVKVIFDKDNLSKTLGEVVADAGRKQIRIAETEKYPHVTFFFSGGREEPFAGEKRLLCPSPKEMTVLDDRGVQITIPVKTYDQIPEMAAYDIRNAIIPELEKEEADFICLNFANTDMVGHTGVFSAVVKAAETADACAQAVTEAALAHGYTTIIIADHGNAEYMVNDDGTPNTAHTTNLVPCILVDKDYHPELKDGKLADIAPTILQLMGIPQPTEMGGVSLIKE is encoded by the coding sequence ATGGAAAAAAAAGTCATTCTCATCATTCTCGATGGATGGGGTATTCCGCTGAAGCGCGAAGTGTCGGCTATCGAAGCCGCCCATACACCGTTTATCAACTCACTATATCCTAAATATCCGCATAGCACCCTCGAAGCCTCGGGGCTGGCAGTTGGATTGCCTGCCGGTCAGATGGGTAATTCGGAGGTGGGTCACATGAACCTCGGTGCAGGTCGGGTAGTATATCAGGATCTGGTAAAAGTCAATAAAGCGGTTGATGAACATACGCTTGATACTGAGCCGGTTCTGGTCGATGCGCTGACGTATGCCAAAGCCAACAATAAGCAGGTTCATTTCATCGGGCTTGTTTCGGATGGGGGCGTTCACGCGCACGTCGATCACCTCAAAGGTTTATTATCTATCGCCCACGCCCACGATCTAACGAAAGTGTTTGTTCATGCCTTTACCGACGGACGCGATACCGACCCGAAAGGTGGGATTGGGTATATCTCCGATGTACAGGCTCATATGGCGGCAACGACGGGCCAGATTGCCAGTGTTGTCGGGCGGTATTACGCGATGGACCGCGATAACCGCTGGGAGCGGGTCAAAGTGGCTTACGATGCGATGGTACACGGCGTTGGAACCAAAGTGGCCGCTTCGGACGTAACCAAAGCCTTGCAGGAGTCGTATGATGCCGACGTCACTGATGAGTTTATCAAACCGATTATTGTATCTCAACCAGATGGTTCGCCGATAGCCGTTATCGAAGAGGGAGATGTGGTCCTTTGTTTCAATTTCCGTACCGATCGTGGCCGGGAAATTACGCAGGCGCTCACACAGAAAGACTTCCCGGAGCAGGGGATGCAGAAATTGCCGCTGTACTACATCACCATGACCAATTACGACAGTGAGTTTATGGGTGTCAAGGTAATTTTTGATAAAGATAACCTGTCAAAAACGCTGGGTGAAGTAGTTGCTGATGCGGGTCGGAAGCAGATTCGTATTGCCGAAACCGAGAAGTATCCGCACGTAACGTTCTTCTTCTCGGGTGGCCGCGAAGAGCCTTTTGCGGGCGAGAAACGGCTCCTGTGCCCGTCGCCTAAGGAAATGACGGTTCTGGACGATCGGGGTGTACAGATTACCATTCCGGTAAAAACCTACGATCAGATCCCGGAAATGGCCGCTTACGACATTCGGAATGCCATCATTCCAGAACTGGAGAAAGAAGAAGCGGATTTTATCTGCCTCAACTTTGCCAATACCGACATGGTTGGGCATACGGGTGTATTCTCCGCCGTTGTGAAGGCTGCCGAAACGGCCGATGCCTGTGCCCAGGCAGTTACGGAAGCGGCTCTTGCCCATGGCTATACTACGATCATCATTGCCGACCACGGGAATGCCGAGTACATGGTCAACGACGACGGTACGCCTAATACTGCGCATACAACGAACCTGGTTCCCTGCATTCTGGTCGATAAGGATTATCATCCTGAGCTGAAAGATGGTAAACTGGCCGACATTGCCCCCACCATTCTTCAGTTGATGGGCATTCCCCAGCCTACCGAAATGGGTGGCGTGAGTTTGATCAAAGAGTAA
- a CDS encoding low molecular weight protein-tyrosine-phosphatase produces MISVLFVCLGNICRSPVAEGIFRQLLSEEGLEKYISCDSAGTSSYHIGQLPDLRTRENALEHGLTLTHRARRLTGDDLAQFNYFVAMDEKNLETIEKLNYRSTGLYTTDTIFLLREFDPDVSDDPDVPDPYYEGPEVFEEVYQICLRCCRQLLTYLIQQHNLNG; encoded by the coding sequence ATGATCTCCGTTCTGTTTGTTTGTTTAGGCAACATCTGCCGGTCGCCGGTGGCGGAGGGTATTTTTAGGCAGCTCCTCTCCGAAGAAGGGCTTGAAAAATACATCAGTTGCGATTCGGCCGGTACGTCATCTTATCATATTGGCCAGTTGCCCGACCTGCGAACACGTGAGAATGCTCTCGAACATGGGCTTACGCTTACGCACCGCGCCCGACGTCTGACAGGCGACGACCTGGCGCAGTTCAACTACTTTGTAGCGATGGATGAGAAAAACCTCGAAACCATCGAAAAGCTGAATTACCGGAGCACCGGCCTATATACAACTGACACGATCTTTCTGCTGCGCGAATTCGATCCGGATGTCAGCGACGATCCTGATGTACCAGACCCCTATTACGAAGGCCCTGAGGTTTTCGAAGAGGTGTATCAGATTTGTCTGCGCTGCTGCCGACAATTGCTTACGTATTTAATTCAACAGCATAATCTTAATGGGTGA
- a CDS encoding FtsB family cell division protein produces the protein MLQKLLRSLRNFYVATGVGLLAWMVFFDANDLPTQIRNWWELHVLEEDVRFYQEKIETVRTERRELLGNDQLREKFAREKYLMKKPGEDVFVIVDENNEPLEK, from the coding sequence ATGCTACAAAAACTCCTTCGCTCTCTTCGGAATTTCTACGTTGCCACAGGCGTAGGGCTTTTGGCATGGATGGTATTTTTCGACGCCAACGATTTGCCTACGCAAATTCGAAACTGGTGGGAACTCCATGTGCTGGAAGAGGATGTCCGGTTTTATCAGGAGAAAATCGAAACGGTTCGAACCGAACGGCGGGAATTGCTGGGGAATGATCAGCTTCGGGAAAAATTTGCCCGGGAGAAATACCTGATGAAGAAACCTGGCGAGGATGTGTTCGTCATTGTGGACGAGAACAATGAACCCCTTGAAAAGTAG